The following coding sequences are from one Ovis canadensis isolate MfBH-ARS-UI-01 breed Bighorn chromosome 25, ARS-UI_OviCan_v2, whole genome shotgun sequence window:
- the DNAJC9 gene encoding dnaJ homolog subfamily C member 9, whose product MGLLELCEELFGTADLYQVLGVRREASDSEVRRGYHKVSLQVHPDRVGEGDKEDATRRFQILGKVYSVLSDKEQRTLYDEQGTVDEDSDVLSQDRDWEAYWRLLFKKISLEDIQAFEKTYKGSEEELTDIKQAYLDFKGDMDQIMESVLCVQYTEEPRIRHIIQQAIDAGEVPSYNAFVKESKQKMNARKRRAQEEAKEAEMSRKELGLDEGVDNLKAAIQSRQKDRQKEMDNFLAQMEAKYCKPSKRGGKKTTLKKEKK is encoded by the exons ATGGGGCTTCTGGAACTGTGCGAAGAACTATTCGGCACCGCCGACCTTTACCAAGTATTGGGCGTGCGGCGCGAGGCCTCAGACAGCGAGGTCCGACGCGGCTATCACAAGGTGTCCCTGCAGGTGCACCCGGATCGGGTGGGCGAGGGCGACAAGGAAGACGCCACCCGCCGCTTCCAG ATCCTTGGGAAGGTCTACTCCGTTCTGAGTGACAAAGAACAGAGAACATTATACGATGAACAGGGAACAGTGGACGAGGATTCTGATGTGCTCAGCCAAGACCGGGACTGGGAGGCCTATTGGAGATTACTCTTTAAAAAG ATATCTCTGGAAGACATTCAGGCTTTTGAGAAGACATACAAAGGTTCTGAAGAAGAGCTGACTGATATTAAACAGGCCTATCTGGACTTCAAGGGTGACATGGATCAGATTATGGAGTCTGTGCTGTGTGTGCAGTACACAGAAGAACCCAGGATAAGGCACATTATTCAACAAGCCATTGATGCTGGAGAGGTCCCATCCTATAACGCCTTTGTCAAAGAATCGAAGCAGAAGATGAATGCAAGGAAAAGGAGG GCTCAGGAAGAGGCTAAAGAAGCAGAAATGAGCAGGAAGGAGTTGGGGCTTGATGAAGGAGTGGATAACTTGAAAGCAGCCATTCAG AGCAGACAAAAGGATCGGCAAAAGGAAATGGACAATTTTCTGGCTCAGATGGAAGCAAAGTACTGCAAACCTTCCAAACGAGGAGGGAAAAAAACGAcactcaagaaagaaaagaaataa
- the MRPS16 gene encoding small ribosomal subunit protein bS16m yields MVQLTTVLCKAYRGGHLTIRLALGGCTNRPFYRIVAAHNKCPRDGRFVEQLGSYDPMPNSHGEKLVALNLDRIRHWIGCGAHLSKPVEKLLGLSGFFPLHPMVITNAERLRRKRAREVLLAAQKTDTEATETKEN; encoded by the exons ATGGTCCAGCTCA CTACTGTCCTTTGCAAGGCCTACCGTGGAGGCCACTTAACCATCCGCCTTGCGCTCGGTGGCTGTACCAACAGGCCTTTCTACCGCATCGTGGCTGCTCACAACAAGTGTCCCAGGGATGGCCGTTTCGTAGAGCAGCTGGGCTCCTATGATCCAATGCCCAACAGTCATGGAGAGAAACTCGTTGCTCTCAACCTGGACCGGATCCGGCATTGGATTGGCTGTGGAGCCCACCTCTCAAAGCCTGTGGAAAAGCTTCTGG GTCTTTCTGGCTTTTTTCCTCTGCACCCGATGGTGATCACAAATGCTGAGAGGCTGCGACGGAAACGGGCACGAGAAGTCCTCTTAGCGGCTCAGAAAACAGATACAGAGGctacagaaacaaaagagaactGA